One segment of Arcanobacterium phocae DNA contains the following:
- a CDS encoding glycosyltransferase family 2 protein: MPVKQSAIHVVTIAYNPGPELDAMVFSLLEAGRQVDDVSGDLGVSLTIVDNGTETERVDALAEQYRDQLQVRVLRPGENLGYGRAANLGLDDVAEPWVCVANPDTVFKPGALAAMVAAGQRWPQAGIFGPQLLESNGNVYPSARALPSIRNGIGHAVFAHIWPHNPWTKAYHGSTTGEHVTGWLSGACLVIRASVWREIGGFDPRFFMFFEDVDLGRRAGEAGYASVYVPSAVVVHEQGASWKARPARMIRAHHESAKQYLAGAYPGMKFAPLRGVLGLGLDMRAWWQTRDNE; the protein is encoded by the coding sequence ATGCCAGTTAAACAATCCGCAATTCACGTTGTTACGATCGCCTACAATCCGGGGCCGGAATTGGATGCGATGGTTTTCTCGCTTCTGGAAGCTGGCCGGCAGGTAGACGATGTGAGTGGTGATCTTGGAGTCTCGCTGACGATTGTGGATAACGGTACCGAGACTGAGCGGGTTGATGCGCTCGCGGAACAATATCGGGATCAGTTGCAGGTTCGCGTGCTACGCCCAGGAGAGAATCTCGGGTATGGCCGAGCCGCAAATTTAGGTCTCGACGACGTAGCCGAACCGTGGGTCTGTGTTGCTAATCCAGATACGGTTTTTAAACCGGGTGCATTAGCGGCGATGGTTGCCGCTGGGCAACGCTGGCCGCAAGCAGGAATTTTCGGTCCGCAGCTTTTAGAAAGCAATGGAAACGTTTACCCTTCGGCACGTGCTTTACCAAGTATTCGCAACGGAATTGGGCATGCTGTTTTCGCGCATATATGGCCACATAATCCATGGACGAAGGCATATCATGGCTCGACAACCGGAGAGCATGTGACCGGGTGGCTCTCTGGGGCGTGCCTAGTTATCCGAGCCTCTGTTTGGCGTGAAATTGGCGGTTTCGATCCGCGTTTCTTCATGTTCTTTGAAGACGTCGATTTGGGCAGGCGTGCGGGCGAAGCCGGATATGCTAGCGTGTATGTTCCCTCCGCCGTCGTCGTCCACGAACAAGGCGCTTCCTGGAAAGCCCGTCCGGCACGAATGATACGTGCCCACCACGAATCTGCTAAACAGTATCTTGCTGGGGCATATCCGGGAATGAAGTTTGCTCCACTCCGAGGTGTGCTGGGACTAGGCTTGGATATGCGTGCGTGGTGGCAAACGCGTGATAACGAATAG